The Rhodoluna lacicola genome includes the window CAACCTGCTTCTCACCACCCTTGCTCCATAGAACTGCAAAGCCACGAGGTAGTAGGTAGTTACGAGCGAACCCGTTCTTAACCTCAACTACATCGCCAGCTGAACCAAGGCCTGAAACCTCGTTAGTAAGAATGATCTTTGACATGGGGTTTCTCCTTAACGGCCAGCGCCTGCGTATGGCATAAGTGCCATCTCGCGAGCGTTCTTGATAGCACGTGAAATTAGGCGCTGCTCCTGAACAGAAACACCGGTGATGCGACGAGCGCGGATCTTGCCGCGATCAGAAACGAACTTGCGAAGAGTTGCGATGTCCTTGTAGTCGATGATGCCGACCTTCTGGAACTTTGCTGGTGCTTCCTTCGCAAACTTTGATGCGCGCTTTGGCGCATCGCGCTTTGCAGCGTTACGTGGATCACTCTTTGATAGAGCCATTTGTTTTTCTCCTAAAGAAAATTAAATTTGAAAATTTAGAAAGGGGTGTCGTCGCTCATTGATGGAGCGCCTGGGTTTGCCCATGCATCATCAGCCGCTGGCTTTGACGCCATTGACTTTGGTGCATCGCCCCATGGATCGCCAGCAACAGCAGCTGCACCAGCACCGGCGCCTGCGCCAGCTTCGCGAGCACGACGAGTAACCGCAGCAGTTGCATAACGCAATGATGGGCCGATCTCATCGATCTCTAGCTCAAGTGAAGCGCGTGCTTCGCCTTGTGCTGACTGGTAAGCAGATGGTGCCTTTAGGCGACCGGTAACAACAACGCGAGCACCCTTGGTAAGTGACTGAGCAACATTCTCAGCAACTTCGCGCCATGCGGTGCAGCGAACCCAAACGGTTTCGCCGTCATCCCATGTGCTGGTGTTCTTGTTGTAGGTACGAGGTGTTGAACCAACACGAACGCTAACTACGGCAATGCCACCCTGGGTGTAACGCAGTTCAGGATCGTCAGCAAGATTGCCAACGATAGTAACTACTACTTCGCCTGCCATTTGTAATTACTCGCTCTTTCGAGGAGCTGACTTACGTGGGCCCTTGCGAGGTGAGTCTTCAGACTTTGAGAAGTCAGGAACTTCAACAGGAACAATCTTTACGATTGCCTCTTCTGCGCGAAGAACCTTGGTACGCAAAACTGCTTCAGAAATCTTTAGCTGGCGATCCAACTCAAGAACTGCTTCTGATGTGCAGGTCATGTTAACGACTGCGTAGATTCCTTCTTTGTGCTTAGCGATTTCGTAAGCAAGACGACGACGGCCCCATAGATCAACGTTGTCAA containing:
- the rpsR gene encoding 30S ribosomal protein S18 translates to MALSKSDPRNAAKRDAPKRASKFAKEAPAKFQKVGIIDYKDIATLRKFVSDRGKIRARRITGVSVQEQRLISRAIKNAREMALMPYAGAGR
- the ssb gene encoding single-stranded DNA-binding protein is translated as MAGEVVVTIVGNLADDPELRYTQGGIAVVSVRVGSTPRTYNKNTSTWDDGETVWVRCTAWREVAENVAQSLTKGARVVVTGRLKAPSAYQSAQGEARASLELEIDEIGPSLRYATAAVTRRAREAGAGAGAGAAAVAGDPWGDAPKSMASKPAADDAWANPGAPSMSDDTPF
- the rpsF gene encoding 30S ribosomal protein S6, which gives rise to MHKYELMVILDPTIEEKTVSPSLDKFLNVIRNAKGTIDNVDLWGRRRLAYEIAKHKEGIYAVVNMTCTSEAVLELDRQLKISEAVLRTKVLRAEEAIVKIVPVEVPDFSKSEDSPRKGPRKSAPRKSE